A region from the Palaemon carinicauda isolate YSFRI2023 unplaced genomic scaffold, ASM3689809v2 scaffold12, whole genome shotgun sequence genome encodes:
- the LOC137635390 gene encoding zinc finger protein 83-like codes for MGEKPYKCDVCCKAFTSKHHLTGHLIVHTGEKPYKCDVCNKTFTMKHSLNVHSRVHTGDKPYKCDVCIKAFTTKHHFTAHLRVHTGEKPYKCDVCSKAFTSKYSLAVHLRVHTGEKPYECDVCSKAFTSKQYLGAHLRNHMGDLFQCHKCGKTYDIKEKLNKHLRTHMEGKPFKCKDCGKAFCSEGFLENHYKRSCYKI; via the coding sequence atgggagagaagccatacaagtgcgatgtctgttgcAAAGCATTTACTTCGAAACACCACCTCACTGGACATTTAAtagttcacacgggagagaagccatacaagtgcgatgtctgtaacaAGACATTTACTATGAAACACAGTCTCAATGTACATTCAAGAGTTCACACAGGAGacaagccatacaagtgcgatgtctgtattAAAGCATTTACTACTAAACACCATTTTACTGCACATTTAAGAGTTCATACGGGAGAGAAAccatacaagtgtgatgtctgtagcaaagcatttacttcAAAATACAGTCTCGCtgtacatttaagagttcacacaggagagaagccatacgagtgcgatgtctgtagcaaagccTTTACTTCGAAACAATATCTCGGTGCACATTTAAGAAATCACATGGGAGATCTATTCCAATGTCATAAATGTGGCAAAAcatatgatataaaagaaaaactcaATAAACATTTAAGAACTCACATGGAAGGGAAACCCTTCAAGTGCAAGGACTGTGGTAAAGCATTTTGCTCTGAAGGTTTCCTCGAGAATCATTATAAAAGAAGctgctataaaatctga